Proteins encoded in a region of the Pseudomonas sp. PDNC002 genome:
- a CDS encoding aromatic amino acid ammonia-lyase: MTTATEAPVFGQGHLSIEQIVALAERRVESRLDDDTDFRARIARGAQFLDTLLDKEGVIYGVTTGYGDSCVVAVPLEHVEALPQHLFTFHGCGLGKLLDPQATRAVLAARLRSLSHGVSGVRLELLERLHAFLEHDILPLIPEEGSVGASGDLTPLSYVAATLAGERDVLWRGERRSAAEVHAELGWQPLVLRPKEALALMNGTAVMTGLACLAYVRADYLLKLATRITALNVIALQGNPEHFDERLFAAKPHPGQMQVAAWIRQDLAIDAPTPPLHRLQDRYSLRCAPHVLGVLADSLGLLRQFIEIELNSANDNPIIDAEDERVLHGGHFYGGHIAFAMDSLKNLVGNVADLLDRQLALLVDTRYNHGLPSNLSGAPADRTMINHGFKAVQIGASAWTAEALKNTLPASVFSRSTECHNQDKVSMGTIAARDALRSLELTEQVAAATLLAAQQGVWLRCNEAGARPLPAPLGGMHEQLAQDFPPLIEDRALEGELRLCLERIRARHWGLYA; this comes from the coding sequence ATGACGACAGCCACTGAAGCGCCGGTTTTCGGCCAAGGCCACCTGAGCATCGAACAGATCGTCGCCCTCGCCGAGCGCCGCGTCGAAAGCCGCCTGGACGACGACACCGACTTCCGCGCACGCATCGCCCGTGGCGCGCAGTTCCTCGATACCCTGCTGGACAAGGAAGGCGTGATTTACGGCGTGACCACCGGCTATGGCGATTCCTGCGTGGTCGCCGTGCCGCTTGAGCACGTCGAGGCGCTGCCGCAGCACCTGTTCACCTTCCACGGTTGCGGCCTGGGCAAGCTGCTCGATCCGCAGGCCACCCGCGCCGTGCTGGCCGCGCGCCTGCGCTCGCTGAGCCACGGGGTTTCCGGCGTGCGCCTGGAACTGCTGGAGCGCCTGCATGCCTTCCTCGAACACGACATCCTGCCGCTGATTCCGGAAGAGGGTTCGGTGGGCGCCAGCGGCGACCTCACGCCGCTGTCCTACGTCGCCGCCACCCTCGCCGGTGAGCGCGACGTGCTCTGGCGTGGTGAGCGCCGCAGCGCCGCCGAAGTCCACGCCGAGCTGGGCTGGCAGCCGCTGGTGCTGCGCCCCAAGGAAGCCCTGGCGCTGATGAACGGCACCGCGGTGATGACCGGCCTCGCCTGCCTCGCCTATGTGCGCGCCGACTACCTGCTCAAGCTCGCCACCCGCATCACCGCGCTCAACGTCATTGCCCTGCAAGGCAACCCGGAACACTTCGACGAACGCCTGTTCGCTGCCAAGCCGCACCCGGGGCAGATGCAGGTCGCCGCGTGGATTCGCCAGGACCTCGCCATCGATGCGCCGACGCCACCGCTGCACCGCCTGCAGGATCGCTACTCGCTGCGCTGCGCGCCCCACGTGCTGGGCGTATTGGCCGACAGCCTGGGCCTGCTGCGGCAGTTCATCGAGATCGAACTGAACAGCGCCAACGACAACCCGATCATCGACGCCGAGGACGAACGCGTCCTCCACGGCGGGCACTTCTACGGCGGCCATATCGCCTTCGCCATGGACAGCCTGAAGAACCTGGTCGGCAACGTCGCCGACCTGCTCGACCGGCAGCTCGCGCTGCTGGTGGACACCCGCTACAACCATGGCCTGCCGAGCAACCTCTCGGGCGCGCCGGCCGATCGCACGATGATCAACCACGGCTTCAAGGCCGTGCAGATCGGCGCCAGCGCCTGGACCGCCGAGGCGCTGAAGAACACCCTGCCGGCCAGCGTGTTCTCGCGCTCCACCGAGTGCCACAACCAGGACAAGGTGAGCATGGGCACCATCGCCGCGCGCGATGCCCTGCGCAGCCTGGAGCTCACCGAGCAGGTTGCCGCTGCGACGCTGCTGGCCGCGCAACAGGGCGTCTGGCTGCGCTGCAACGAGGCCGGCGCGCGTCCGCTGCCGGCACCGCTGGGCGGCATGCACGAACAACTGGCGCAGGACTTCCCGCCGCTGATCGAGGATCGCGCCCTGGAAGGCGAACTGCGCCTGTGCCTGGAGCGCATCCGCGCGCGCCACTGGGGGCTTTATGCGTAA
- a CDS encoding class I SAM-dependent methyltransferase: MTRPASTYVEETRFGFWFLQSHTWQHHVLRVAINDLKRLISWDIPQNPVLLDAGCGQGRSFRLLRDAFKPGRMIGLDADPHSLDCSAVEAARENIEVELNCADCADLMLPSASVDILFCHQTFHHLVEQERALEEFWRVLKPGGLLLFAESTEAYIDTWVIRWFFRHPMHVQKSAAQYLQMLREQGFEFSEKNVSYPYLWWSRAKDFGLLERWGLRKPKPFGLREETLVNAVVRKPLENRPA; encoded by the coding sequence ATGACCCGCCCCGCCTCCACCTATGTCGAAGAAACCCGCTTCGGTTTCTGGTTCCTGCAAAGCCACACCTGGCAGCACCATGTGCTGCGCGTGGCGATCAACGACCTGAAGCGCCTGATCAGCTGGGACATCCCGCAGAACCCGGTACTGCTGGATGCCGGTTGCGGCCAGGGCCGCTCCTTCCGCCTGCTGCGCGATGCGTTCAAACCCGGCCGCATGATCGGCCTCGACGCCGACCCGCACAGCCTCGACTGCTCGGCGGTGGAAGCCGCGCGGGAGAACATCGAGGTGGAGCTGAACTGCGCCGACTGCGCCGACCTGATGCTGCCCTCGGCCAGCGTCGACATCCTGTTCTGCCACCAGACCTTCCATCACCTGGTGGAACAGGAGCGCGCCCTGGAAGAGTTCTGGCGCGTGCTCAAGCCGGGCGGCCTGCTGCTGTTCGCCGAATCCACCGAGGCGTACATCGATACCTGGGTCATCCGCTGGTTCTTCCGCCACCCGATGCACGTGCAGAAGAGCGCCGCGCAGTACCTGCAAATGCTCCGCGAGCAGGGCTTCGAATTCAGCGAGAAGAACGTCTCGTACCCCTACCTGTGGTGGAGCCGCGCCAAGGACTTCGGCCTGTTGGAACGCTGGGGTCTGCGCAAACCCAAACCGTTCGGTCTGCGCGAGGAAACCCTGGTCAACGCCGTAGTGCGCAAGCCTCTGGAGAACCGCCCCGCATGA
- a CDS encoding acyl-CoA thioesterase — MRKAGVLQAEVEILVPFFDVDMMEVVWHGHYVKYLEVARCALLDKLDHNYAQMREAGYAWPVIDLQLRYVRGARFGQRISVRADLVEWENRLKINYLISDAETGERLTRASSSQVAVEIASREMQMVSPPVFIAAVQRALEAEAC; from the coding sequence ATGCGTAAGGCCGGGGTGTTGCAGGCCGAGGTGGAAATCCTCGTGCCGTTCTTCGACGTGGACATGATGGAAGTGGTCTGGCACGGCCACTACGTCAAGTATCTGGAAGTGGCGCGCTGCGCCCTGCTCGACAAGCTCGACCACAACTACGCGCAGATGCGCGAGGCGGGCTACGCCTGGCCGGTGATCGACCTGCAGCTGCGCTACGTGCGCGGCGCGCGCTTCGGCCAGCGCATCAGCGTGCGCGCCGACCTGGTGGAGTGGGAGAACCGCCTGAAGATCAACTACCTGATCAGCGACGCCGAAACCGGCGAGCGCCTGACCCGCGCCAGCAGCAGCCAGGTGGCAGTGGAAATCGCCAGCCGCGAGATGCAGATGGTCTCCCCGCCGGTGTTCATCGCCGCCGTGCAGCGCGCGCTGGAGGCCGAAGCATGCTGA
- a CDS encoding NAD(P)/FAD-dependent oxidoreductase, which yields MPAPDLQQRTVVVIGAGPSGAIAAALLKRKGHDVLVLERQRFPRFSIGESLLSHCLDFVEEAGMLDAVLAAGFQVKHGAAFGWGDRYTAFDFRDKFTDGKGSTFQVQRARFDQLLADQAELQGVEIRYEEEIVAADFDGACPRLRVRRLDGSEYDVECAFVLDASGYGRVLPRLLDLEAPSGFPVRRAVFTHIEDRIDAPHFDREKILISIHPEERGIWYWTIPFSDGRTSIGVVAEDRHFEGKLDDLDACLKDFFDAAPNLRPLLKNAVWDTPARTLGGYSANVKRLAGPGFALLGNAAEFLDPVFSSGVTIAMRSSSMAANLLDRQLKGEAVDWEGDFAQPLKHGVDTFRAYVEGWYDGSFQDVIFYEKASPDIRRMICSILAGYAWDTRNPFVAEPQRRLRVLSEICAS from the coding sequence ATGCCCGCCCCTGATCTGCAACAACGCACCGTCGTCGTCATCGGCGCCGGTCCGTCCGGCGCCATCGCCGCCGCCCTGCTCAAGCGCAAGGGCCACGACGTGCTGGTGCTCGAGCGCCAGCGCTTCCCGCGCTTCTCCATTGGCGAAAGCCTGCTGTCGCACTGCCTGGACTTCGTCGAGGAGGCCGGGATGCTCGACGCCGTGCTGGCCGCCGGCTTCCAGGTGAAGCACGGCGCCGCGTTCGGCTGGGGTGACCGCTATACGGCGTTCGACTTCCGCGACAAATTCACCGACGGCAAGGGTTCGACCTTCCAGGTCCAGCGCGCGCGCTTCGACCAGTTGCTGGCCGACCAGGCCGAGCTGCAGGGCGTGGAAATCCGCTACGAGGAAGAGATCGTCGCAGCCGACTTCGACGGAGCCTGCCCGCGCCTGCGCGTGCGCCGCCTGGACGGCAGCGAGTACGACGTGGAATGCGCCTTCGTCCTCGATGCCAGTGGCTACGGCCGCGTGCTGCCGCGCCTGCTCGACCTGGAAGCGCCGTCCGGCTTCCCGGTGCGCCGCGCGGTGTTCACGCATATCGAGGACCGCATCGACGCGCCGCACTTCGACCGCGAGAAGATCCTCATCAGTATCCACCCCGAAGAACGCGGCATCTGGTACTGGACCATCCCCTTCAGCGATGGCCGCACCTCCATTGGCGTGGTCGCCGAGGACCGCCATTTCGAAGGCAAGCTGGATGACCTGGACGCCTGCCTGAAAGACTTTTTCGACGCTGCGCCGAACCTGCGCCCGCTGCTGAAGAACGCCGTGTGGGACACCCCGGCGCGCACCCTCGGCGGCTACTCGGCGAACGTGAAGCGCCTGGCCGGACCGGGCTTCGCCCTGCTGGGCAACGCGGCGGAATTCCTCGACCCGGTGTTCTCCTCCGGCGTCACCATCGCCATGCGCTCCTCCAGCATGGCGGCCAACCTGCTTGACCGTCAGCTCAAGGGCGAGGCAGTGGACTGGGAAGGCGATTTCGCCCAGCCGCTCAAGCACGGTGTCGATACCTTCCGCGCCTATGTCGAGGGGTGGTACGACGGCAGCTTCCAGGACGTGATCTTCTACGAGAAGGCCTCGCCGGATATCCGCCGGATGATCTGCTCCATCCTCGCCGGCTACGCCTGGGACACGCGCAACCCCTTCGTCGCCGAACCGCAGCGTCGCCTGCGGGTGCTCTCCGAAATCTGCGCCAGCTAA
- a CDS encoding sodium:proton antiporter, translating to MLTVLFWLAMPPLFALAVIGGRRLRLLPIVSQLLVAGLLLPALFVALQGQGFEVRTLVTAPWLRLLYDIGFALLLGHILSDVIDLDVSRQSLKIALPSFAVPLVCGMASAWWLLGVREGMNVLGIGLLFSITAIPVLYLFLRNIDYPEDATRRLMHAAVLMDLWCWSLFGLAQSSSDPSKLVWPLLAGGAPLLLHLLRVRHALAYSVPFFGLMIAFQHWHLNTLVFAITWLMAQAAVHQPFRLPASPQVAQALQNYLLVPLVLAFGILQIDFHNALSGYSWLYLGALLVLPVASKLVGSWLGLRWALPGTDRRTLWTESLLLNIRGLTEIVFLNLLFQQGHIDSLLYFSLLLMSLFATLLPALCGIRRPHGATVSQPDSQDIAPARSPTDARP from the coding sequence GTGCTGACGGTCCTGTTCTGGCTGGCGATGCCGCCGCTGTTCGCCCTCGCGGTGATCGGCGGACGCCGCCTGCGTCTGCTGCCCATCGTCAGCCAGTTGCTGGTGGCGGGACTGCTGTTGCCGGCGCTGTTCGTGGCGTTGCAGGGCCAGGGCTTCGAAGTGCGCACGCTAGTCACCGCGCCCTGGCTCAGGCTGCTCTACGACATCGGTTTCGCACTGCTGCTGGGACACATCCTCAGCGATGTGATCGACCTCGACGTCAGCCGCCAGAGCCTGAAGATCGCCCTGCCCAGCTTCGCCGTGCCACTGGTCTGCGGCATGGCCAGCGCCTGGTGGTTGCTGGGCGTGCGCGAGGGCATGAACGTGCTGGGCATCGGCCTGCTGTTCTCGATCACGGCGATCCCGGTGCTCTACCTGTTCCTGCGCAATATCGACTACCCCGAGGACGCTACGCGCCGGCTGATGCACGCGGCGGTGCTGATGGACCTGTGGTGCTGGAGCCTGTTCGGCCTGGCACAGAGCAGCAGCGATCCCAGCAAGCTGGTATGGCCGCTGCTGGCCGGTGGCGCGCCGTTGCTCCTGCATCTGTTGCGCGTGCGCCATGCGCTGGCCTACAGCGTGCCGTTCTTCGGCCTGATGATCGCCTTCCAGCACTGGCACCTGAACACCCTGGTGTTCGCCATCACCTGGCTGATGGCCCAGGCGGCGGTGCACCAGCCGTTCCGCCTGCCCGCGTCCCCACAGGTGGCGCAGGCGTTGCAGAACTACCTGCTGGTACCGCTGGTGCTGGCCTTCGGCATCCTGCAGATCGACTTCCACAACGCCCTCTCCGGTTACTCCTGGCTCTACCTCGGCGCGCTGCTGGTGCTGCCGGTGGCGAGCAAGCTGGTGGGTAGCTGGCTCGGCCTGCGCTGGGCGTTGCCCGGCACGGATCGGCGCACGTTATGGACGGAAAGTCTGCTGCTGAACATTCGCGGGTTGACCGAGATCGTCTTTCTCAATCTGCTGTTCCAGCAGGGCCACATCGACTCGCTGCTGTATTTCAGCCTGCTGCTGATGAGCCTGTTCGCCACCCTGCTGCCCGCGCTCTGCGGAATACGACGACCGCACGGCGCCACTGTTTCCCAGCCCGATTCCCAGGACATTGCCCCGGCAAGGAGCCCTACTGATGCCCGCCCCTGA
- a CDS encoding outer membrane lipoprotein carrier protein LolA produces MLKRVLLAWGLLLAPLAHAFNLPQLAAQLGKPAVVRGEFVQEKHLRSLPQPLVSKGHFVLAKQHGLLWLLQTPLKQDYRIDDQGIARRDVNGWQQLPQRSASAQQNRLFLAVLEGDSSGLQRDFDLALSGESNDWKLTLTPRAVLLKQIFDSIEIAGGELVQRIELHEAQGDRTVLRMSSSQPGDSLTDAERSDFAR; encoded by the coding sequence ATGCTGAAGCGCGTCTTGCTTGCCTGGGGTCTGCTGCTGGCTCCGCTGGCCCACGCCTTCAACCTGCCGCAACTGGCCGCGCAACTGGGCAAGCCGGCGGTGGTGCGGGGCGAATTCGTCCAGGAGAAACATCTGCGCTCCCTGCCGCAGCCGCTGGTGAGCAAGGGACATTTCGTCCTGGCCAAGCAGCACGGTCTGCTCTGGCTGCTGCAGACGCCGCTCAAGCAGGACTACCGCATTGACGACCAGGGCATCGCCCGGCGCGACGTCAACGGCTGGCAGCAACTGCCGCAACGCAGCGCCAGCGCACAGCAGAACCGCCTGTTCCTCGCTGTGCTGGAAGGCGACAGCAGCGGCCTGCAACGGGATTTCGACCTCGCGCTGAGCGGCGAGTCGAACGACTGGAAACTTACCCTCACGCCGCGCGCCGTGCTGCTCAAGCAGATCTTCGACAGCATCGAGATCGCCGGCGGCGAGCTGGTGCAGCGCATCGAGCTGCACGAAGCGCAGGGCGACCGCACCGTGCTGCGCATGAGCAGCAGCCAACCCGGCGACAGCCTGACCGATGCGGAGCGAAGCGACTTTGCCCGCTGA